In Caproicibacterium amylolyticum, a genomic segment contains:
- a CDS encoding carbohydrate ABC transporter permease, translating into MSKPSTSTQIKSGRGKLTAARIGCYIFLIFLCFLCLFFFYMLLINSSRNTFQIQQGFSFIPGSSFLTNLQNTLNDANIPVVSGIVNSLLVSALSAVLATYFSAMTAYGIHAYDFKFKRAAFTLILLIMTMPTQISAVGFVNQMQSMGLKDSLIPLFLPSIASPIVFFFMKQYMDSNLPMEIVEAARIDGSNEFHTFNRIVLPIMKPAVAVQAIFTFVSAWNNYFIPALLLDSANKKTLPILIAQLRSADFLKFDMGKVYMLITIAIIPVIIVYLLLSKFIVRGVALGGVKG; encoded by the coding sequence ATGAGTAAACCATCAACCAGTACACAGATAAAAAGCGGCAGAGGCAAGCTGACCGCAGCACGCATTGGCTGCTACATATTTCTTATCTTTCTCTGCTTCCTGTGCCTGTTTTTCTTCTATATGCTCCTCATAAATTCTTCCCGCAATACGTTCCAAATTCAACAGGGCTTTTCCTTTATACCGGGTTCCTCTTTCCTGACAAATCTGCAAAATACGCTGAATGACGCCAATATTCCGGTGGTCAGCGGCATTGTGAACAGTTTGCTGGTTTCAGCACTGAGCGCCGTACTGGCAACTTACTTTTCCGCAATGACTGCTTATGGAATTCACGCCTACGACTTTAAGTTTAAGCGTGCCGCGTTTACACTCATACTGCTGATTATGACCATGCCCACCCAGATTTCCGCTGTTGGCTTTGTTAACCAAATGCAGTCCATGGGACTGAAGGACTCGCTGATTCCGCTGTTCCTGCCCTCCATCGCTTCCCCAATCGTCTTCTTTTTCATGAAGCAGTACATGGACAGCAATCTGCCGATGGAAATCGTGGAAGCCGCACGCATTGACGGCAGCAATGAATTTCATACCTTTAACCGAATCGTTCTTCCAATTATGAAACCGGCTGTTGCTGTGCAGGCAATCTTCACTTTTGTCAGCGCATGGAACAACTACTTCATTCCCGCGCTACTGTTGGACAGTGCCAACAAAAAAACGCTGCCGATTCTGATTGCACAGCTCCGCAGTGCTGATTTCCTGAAGTTTGATATGGGCAAAGTTTATATGCTGATTACCATTGCTATTATTCCAGTTATCATCGTTTATCTGCTGCTTTCAAAATTTATTGTTCGCGGCGTTGCACTGGGAGGTGTAAAAGGCTGA
- a CDS encoding GNAT family N-acetyltransferase, with protein MIADSFLDALNPKKSAERFRQEQCQNMLVAEENGRIVGFAKYSPCRDKDLSAEFGEVDALYVLPEKQGGGFGRKLMSQAMEELRRQGFQKAMFWVVAANQHAIQLYEKNGYHLDGTQQEYDMKGNVLLSRYVRSL; from the coding sequence ATGATAGCGGACAGTTTCCTAGATGCACTGAATCCAAAGAAAAGTGCAGAACGCTTTCGGCAGGAACAATGTCAGAATATGCTTGTAGCAGAAGAAAATGGAAGGATTGTTGGCTTTGCAAAGTACAGCCCCTGCAGGGATAAAGACCTTTCTGCAGAATTTGGAGAAGTGGATGCTCTCTATGTTCTACCGGAAAAACAGGGCGGCGGCTTTGGCAGAAAACTGATGTCGCAGGCAATGGAGGAGCTGCGCAGGCAGGGTTTTCAAAAAGCAATGTTTTGGGTTGTTGCTGCTAATCAGCACGCAATTCAGTTATATGAAAAAAATGGATATCACCTTGACGGCACCCAACAGGAATATGATATGAAAGGAAACGTACTGTTGAGCCGCTATGTACGCAGTTTGTAA
- a CDS encoding OmpA/MotB family protein: MKASKKSPLGEDKSGNGGRWMLTYSDMITLLLALFIVLYSMSSINAKKYQQVSESMHSAFNNTKTSAQGGGGTGQGIGNAVITASSASKGKQSVQSLQSDALGEIYSILNAFVTSNHLQDRIELTKAAEYVQVSMKDRVMFQPDTAVMLPESKPIVKEIEQAIAKVYDRVDHITISGHTADVVEDAQHSDQISWKLSTERAVTVLNSMLDYGLHGSKLSIQGYAHYAPVAPNDTESGRAQNRRVEITIYKNPTKDVASKAASTASAASSSPSSNTDTSSASSNSEAPSSALSSAETSSPESAASVPSGSQSSASK, from the coding sequence ATGAAGGCTTCGAAGAAGTCGCCACTCGGTGAAGACAAGTCGGGTAATGGGGGTCGATGGATGCTGACGTATTCCGATATGATTACGCTGTTGTTGGCATTGTTTATCGTATTGTATTCTATGAGCTCCATTAATGCTAAAAAATATCAGCAGGTTTCAGAAAGTATGCATTCTGCATTTAACAATACAAAAACTTCCGCGCAGGGCGGGGGCGGCACCGGACAGGGAATTGGCAATGCGGTTATTACAGCCAGCAGTGCATCTAAAGGAAAACAGTCTGTTCAAAGCCTGCAGAGCGATGCGCTCGGTGAGATCTATTCAATTTTAAATGCTTTTGTAACATCTAACCATTTGCAGGATCGGATTGAACTGACAAAAGCTGCGGAATATGTACAGGTGAGCATGAAAGATAGGGTAATGTTTCAGCCGGATACGGCCGTGATGCTGCCAGAGAGTAAACCGATTGTAAAGGAAATCGAGCAGGCCATTGCAAAGGTATATGATCGAGTGGATCATATTACGATCAGCGGTCATACTGCGGACGTTGTGGAAGACGCACAGCACAGTGATCAGATTTCATGGAAGCTTTCAACAGAGCGTGCTGTAACCGTTCTCAACAGTATGTTGGACTATGGCCTGCATGGCAGTAAACTGTCGATTCAGGGCTATGCCCATTATGCTCCGGTAGCACCAAACGATACGGAATCCGGTCGTGCCCAAAACCGCCGAGTGGAAATTACGATATATAAGAATCCAACAAAGGATGTAGCGTCCAAAGCGGCATCCACTGCTTCTGCAGCATCTTCCTCGCCTTCATCAAATACAGACACTTCTTCCGCTTCATCGAATTCAGAAGCTCCTTCTTCTGCTTTATCAAGCGCGGAAACATCTTCTCCTGAAAGTGCAGCGTCGGTGCCTTCAGGGAGTCAGTCATCTGCAAGCAAATAG
- a CDS encoding motility protein A — MSISVIIGLLVAFGSIIGGFLLDEGHVQSLVVGSSFLIILGGTLGAVILSFGFHDTLQAVRHLFASFSKKNDPDPEHLIKKISEMATKCRAEGLLSLQSMMTDSDLNSENYMMLKEGMMLATDTKSVESLQETLNADIESYTASRQMDIDVWEGAGGFSPTLGIIGTVMGLVQVLSNISDAQKLTASIAVAFIATLYGIVFANIIYLPAANHLRCCLKRQVIFRQMIVDGMSMLVSGESARNIENKLSLYYHVFPNGEEKYKAGIEN, encoded by the coding sequence ATGAGTATTTCGGTGATTATCGGTCTTTTGGTAGCGTTTGGTTCAATAATAGGAGGATTCCTTTTAGATGAAGGACATGTACAGTCCTTGGTTGTCGGAAGTTCCTTCCTTATTATTTTGGGTGGGACCTTGGGCGCGGTTATTTTGTCATTTGGTTTTCATGATACGCTACAGGCAGTGCGCCATCTGTTTGCCAGCTTTTCTAAAAAAAATGACCCTGATCCGGAACATTTGATTAAAAAAATCAGCGAAATGGCTACCAAATGCCGGGCAGAGGGACTTCTGTCTCTGCAGTCTATGATGACGGATTCAGATTTAAACTCGGAAAATTATATGATGCTGAAAGAGGGCATGATGCTGGCAACCGATACCAAAAGTGTCGAGAGTCTGCAGGAAACGCTCAATGCGGATATAGAGTCCTACACGGCTTCCAGACAGATGGATATCGATGTTTGGGAAGGCGCAGGCGGTTTTTCGCCGACGCTGGGCATTATCGGAACTGTTATGGGGTTGGTACAGGTGCTGTCGAATATTTCAGATGCACAGAAGTTAACAGCTTCCATTGCAGTTGCATTTATTGCAACACTTTACGGTATCGTTTTTGCCAATATTATTTATTTGCCCGCTGCAAACCACTTACGCTGCTGCCTGAAGCGGCAGGTTATTTTTCGCCAGATGATTGTGGACGGTATGAGTATGCTGGTCAGCGGCGAAAGTGCCCGAAACATAGAAAACAAATTGTCGCTGTACTACCATGTGTTCCCGAACGGCGAAGAAAAGTATAAAGCGGGTATTGAGAACTAA
- a CDS encoding IS3 family transposase (programmed frameshift) yields MSTGKTGTRYDEDFKRTLVNLYQSGGKSQAALCKEYGVSITALGRWIKQYSIVETDDGEILTAKQVKDLQKRNAQLEEELLILKKANCHLHATLKQRLEAIHKLRFQHNIKLLCKVLGVNRSTYYKHYNTEPADRTKDNQTIAKLILKIYADYNKRLGAYKITYVLQRDYGINISVGRVYRLMRTLKLPRMSTEKPYKNYKHRDNGECTNHLHQEFNQQTPNIVWASDFTYIKVAGKWYYLCIVMDLFSRKVISWNISGKPDVDLVMTAFKKAYDRRNCPSGLMFHSDRGSQYTAFSFRQLLDSLNVVQSFSKKGYPFDNACCESFFKYLKKEETNRKAYHSLQELQLSIFQYIEGYYNSRRPHGSLRMLTPNEKEELFWNQA; encoded by the exons ATGTCCACTGGTAAAACCGGAACCCGATATGACGAAGATTTCAAACGAACTCTCGTCAACCTTTATCAATCTGGCGGCAAATCACAAGCAGCACTCTGTAAAGAGTATGGCGTTTCTATCACCGCACTTGGCCGTTGGATTAAACAATACTCAATCGTCGAAACGGATGATGGCGAAATACTAACTGCTAAGCAGGTCAAAGACCTCCAAAAGCGTAATGCTCAGCTTGAGGAGGAACTCCTTATACTAAAAAAAGCGA ATTGCCATCTTCACGCCACACTCAAACAACGATTAGAAGCTATTCATAAGCTCCGTTTCCAACACAATATCAAGCTCCTTTGTAAGGTTCTTGGCGTTAATCGAAGTACTTACTATAAGCATTACAACACCGAACCGGCTGATCGTACAAAAGACAATCAAACGATTGCAAAGCTTATTCTTAAAATCTATGCAGATTATAACAAACGTCTTGGAGCTTACAAGATTACCTATGTTCTCCAGCGTGATTATGGCATTAACATCAGTGTCGGACGAGTGTACCGACTGATGAGGACTCTAAAACTTCCACGGATGTCCACCGAAAAACCTTATAAAAATTATAAGCATCGGGACAACGGCGAGTGTACCAACCACCTTCACCAGGAGTTCAATCAGCAAACTCCAAACATTGTCTGGGCAAGTGATTTCACATACATCAAAGTTGCCGGCAAATGGTATTATCTTTGTATTGTAATGGATTTATTTTCTCGCAAAGTCATCTCCTGGAACATATCAGGCAAGCCAGATGTCGACCTCGTCATGACTGCGTTCAAAAAAGCTTATGATAGAAGAAACTGCCCTTCTGGACTTATGTTTCATTCTGATCGAGGATCTCAGTATACTGCTTTTTCATTTCGACAGCTTCTAGATTCTCTTAATGTTGTGCAATCATTTTCCAAAAAGGGCTATCCTTTTGATAATGCTTGCTGTGAAAGTTTCTTCAAATATCTAAAAAAAGAAGAAACCAACAGGAAAGCTTATCACTCCCTACAGGAATTACAGTTGTCCATATTCCAATATATTGAAGGATACTATAACTCAAGAAGGCCTCATGGCTCTCTTCGAATGCTAACACCTAACGAGAAAGAAGAACTGTTCTGGAATCAGGCTTAA
- the cas2 gene encoding CRISPR-associated endonuclease Cas2, translating into MLVLITYDVNTEDAAGKKRLRRVAKECVKNGQRVQCSVFECLLDTAQCKLLQASLLKIIDTNKDSLRFYYLGKNYKTRIEHFGAKAGYDPEGTLIL; encoded by the coding sequence TTGTTGGTGCTGATTACTTATGATGTCAATACAGAAGATGCCGCTGGAAAAAAGCGTCTTAGACGTGTAGCAAAAGAGTGCGTAAAAAATGGTCAACGTGTGCAGTGCTCGGTTTTTGAATGTTTGCTGGATACAGCACAGTGCAAGCTGCTGCAGGCATCTCTGCTGAAAATCATTGATACAAACAAGGACAGCCTACGCTTTTACTATCTGGGCAAGAATTATAAAACTCGGATTGAGCATTTTGGTGCAAAGGCCGGTTATGACCCGGAAGGAACGTTGATTTTGTAG
- the cas1c gene encoding type I-C CRISPR-associated endonuclease Cas1c, with amino-acid sequence MKRLLNTLFVLSENSYLSLQDENVIVHAEDGTRKPLPLLGLENIFCFSYKGASPALAGECAKRGIGLTFLTPAGRFLARVSGRSQGNVLLRKMQYRISDSPVESCETAKYFIFGKLYNSRWCLERTARDHEMRVDAEALKNASRFLAETAKQVLTVTDGDSLRGLEGEAATRYFGVFDQMIINQKEQFQFTVRSRRPPLDRVNAMLSFGYRLLASDCAAALESVGLDSYVGFLHRDRPGRESLALDLMEELRSVLVDRLVVTMINTRAINGKQFDESENGAVLLNDSGRKAFLQAWQTHKREEIKHPYLQDKIQWGLVPYVQALLLARYLRGDLDAYPPFLWK; translated from the coding sequence ATGAAACGTTTGCTGAATACGCTTTTCGTGTTGAGCGAAAATTCCTATCTGTCTTTGCAGGATGAAAATGTTATTGTCCACGCGGAAGACGGCACGCGAAAACCCTTGCCGCTGCTCGGCCTCGAAAACATTTTCTGCTTTTCATATAAAGGTGCCAGTCCGGCGTTGGCAGGGGAGTGCGCAAAGCGCGGAATTGGTCTGACTTTTTTAACGCCAGCCGGCCGCTTCCTCGCAAGGGTCAGTGGCAGGTCACAGGGGAACGTGCTGCTTCGTAAGATGCAGTACAGAATTTCAGACAGCCCGGTGGAAAGCTGCGAGACGGCCAAATATTTTATTTTTGGAAAGCTGTACAACAGCCGCTGGTGTCTGGAACGCACCGCACGGGATCATGAAATGCGAGTGGATGCTGAAGCGTTGAAAAATGCTTCCAGATTCCTTGCAGAAACCGCCAAACAGGTGCTGACTGTAACGGACGGCGATTCTCTGCGCGGATTGGAGGGCGAAGCCGCAACGCGGTATTTTGGTGTGTTTGATCAGATGATCATCAATCAGAAAGAGCAGTTTCAGTTCACAGTGCGTTCCAGACGCCCTCCGCTTGACCGCGTGAATGCGATGCTTTCCTTTGGCTATCGCTTGCTCGCCAGTGACTGCGCCGCCGCGTTGGAAAGCGTTGGGCTGGATTCTTATGTTGGCTTTTTGCACCGTGACCGTCCCGGCAGGGAGTCACTTGCGCTCGACCTAATGGAGGAACTGCGAAGCGTGTTGGTGGACAGATTGGTTGTTACCATGATCAATACACGTGCAATCAATGGCAAACAGTTTGATGAATCTGAAAACGGCGCGGTTCTCCTGAATGATTCCGGACGAAAAGCTTTTTTACAGGCATGGCAGACGCATAAACGGGAAGAAATCAAGCATCCGTATCTGCAGGATAAAATCCAGTGGGGTTTGGTGCCGTATGTGCAGGCATTGCTTTTGGCAAGGTATCTTCGCGGGGACTTGGATGCATATCCGCCCTTTCTGTGGAAATGA
- the cas4 gene encoding CRISPR-associated protein Cas4 — protein sequence MSVVEEDYRQLSELQHFSFCRRQWALIHIENQWVENLRTVEGNLMHERVHDESKTELRGDMLTVRGMRVKSDKLCAVGICDAVEFRQDASGVTLHGREGRWLPRPVEYKHGKPKEYDADELQLCGQAMCLEEMLCCEIPSGDLFYGEPRRRTEVLFTQELRDKVSASLQEMNELYGKGYTPRVRRTKSCNACSMKDICLPELDKAGAASAYLKAHAQEEL from the coding sequence ATGTCTGTCGTGGAGGAAGATTATCGGCAGCTTTCCGAATTGCAGCATTTTTCGTTTTGCCGCAGGCAGTGGGCGCTGATTCATATTGAAAACCAGTGGGTGGAAAATCTGCGGACCGTTGAGGGAAATCTGATGCATGAGCGTGTGCATGATGAAAGCAAAACGGAACTGCGTGGCGATATGCTGACCGTCCGCGGCATGCGGGTGAAGTCGGACAAGCTGTGCGCGGTCGGTATCTGTGACGCAGTGGAATTTCGGCAGGATGCTTCCGGTGTGACGCTGCACGGCAGGGAGGGCAGATGGCTGCCGCGGCCGGTCGAATATAAACACGGCAAACCGAAAGAATATGATGCGGATGAGCTTCAGCTTTGCGGGCAGGCCATGTGCTTGGAGGAAATGCTCTGCTGTGAAATTCCGTCCGGCGACCTTTTTTACGGGGAACCGCGCCGCAGAACCGAGGTGCTTTTTACACAGGAACTGCGTGACAAGGTTTCCGCTTCGCTGCAGGAAATGAATGAGCTGTACGGGAAAGGCTATACGCCCAGAGTGCGGCGCACCAAATCCTGCAACGCCTGTTCTATGAAAGACATCTGCCTGCCGGAATTGGACAAAGCGGGTGCCGCGTCTGCCTATCTGAAAGCACACGCTCAGGAGGAACTATGA
- the cas7c gene encoding type I-C CRISPR-associated protein Cas7/Csd2 yields the protein MSEVIKNRYEFVVFFDVENGNPNGDPDAGNMPRIDPETGFGLVTDVCLKRKIRDYVETVKENDPNYRIYIKKGVPLNRSDDEAFAQIGIQNAAETKDLKKLLKEAKANNDVDKVIRDYMCGHFYDIRTFGAVMTTMVKGALNCGQVRGPVQLSFARSVDPVVSQEVSITRVAISTEDDAEKKNNEMGTKYIVPYGLYRCEGYVSANLARKSTGFSEDDLKLLWDAVINMFEYDHSAARGQMAVRKLVIFKHDSELGDAPAHKLFDLVKAVKNDDVTAPRSYGDYTVTVDETNLPDGVSCEQRD from the coding sequence ATGAGTGAAGTAATTAAGAACCGCTATGAATTTGTAGTATTTTTTGATGTGGAAAACGGTAATCCCAACGGCGACCCGGATGCGGGCAATATGCCGCGTATTGACCCGGAAACCGGCTTTGGGCTGGTCACAGATGTCTGCCTGAAGCGCAAAATCCGCGATTACGTTGAAACCGTGAAAGAAAACGACCCGAATTACCGGATCTACATTAAAAAGGGCGTACCGCTGAACCGGAGCGATGATGAGGCCTTTGCGCAGATTGGCATTCAGAATGCCGCTGAAACAAAGGATTTGAAAAAACTGCTGAAAGAGGCAAAAGCAAACAACGACGTTGACAAGGTCATTCGCGACTATATGTGCGGCCATTTTTATGACATCCGTACTTTCGGCGCTGTGATGACTACGATGGTTAAAGGTGCGCTGAACTGCGGCCAGGTTCGTGGGCCGGTTCAGCTCAGCTTTGCACGTTCTGTTGACCCGGTTGTCTCTCAGGAAGTATCCATTACCCGCGTGGCGATTTCCACCGAGGATGATGCCGAAAAGAAGAACAACGAAATGGGTACAAAATATATTGTGCCTTACGGTCTGTATCGCTGTGAAGGCTATGTTTCTGCCAATCTTGCACGCAAATCCACCGGATTTTCGGAAGATGACTTGAAATTGCTGTGGGACGCGGTCATCAATATGTTTGAGTATGACCATTCCGCGGCGCGCGGTCAGATGGCGGTGCGCAAGCTGGTAATTTTCAAGCACGATTCCGAACTCGGCGATGCACCGGCACACAAGCTGTTTGACCTTGTTAAAGCAGTGAAAAACGATGACGTGACCGCACCGCGCAGCTACGGCGATTATACCGTAACGGTGGATGAAACAAATTTGCCGGATGGTGTTTCCTGCGAGCAGAGGGACTGA
- the cas8c gene encoding type I-C CRISPR-associated protein Cas8c/Csd1 has translation MILQSLVRYYDTLAANGEISPAGWSTAKVSLALRLAPDGTLLGVASLKVTPKNGKKEIPQVLTVPEQVKRAVNISANFLCDNGSYMLAIDDKGKPERTKECFQAAKELHHAVLDGVEGEAAKAVLAFFDTWNIDTAAENEQLADYLDEIKAGGNVIFQMEDGSYAQEDSVIRAAWEKYRTHASPDAVIMRCLVTGEEAPIARLHPSIKGISGAQSSGASLVSYNAAAFESYGHEDGRDKTGQGQNAPVSEAAAFKYGTALNYMIADREHVQRIADTTVLCWAEDAEPVEQDIWMASVYGSNEIDQQTLDGIVKALASGGTTKFRDKEIRYDNPFYVLGLAPNASRLSVRFFLQNEFGKMLENLHKHQERLEIVQPMGEKHALPLWHLLNETANQNSKNKTPPAPMAGAVLTAILMGTDYPASLFEAVMLRIRAEHDINWRKAAILKAYFLKNKGITIPKEVFQVELNKDSSCTPYVLGRLFAVLERVQTTATPGIKATIRDKYFTSASATPAAIFPLLLSLSQHHQRKLTEGSKVYFDKIITELENRIHTTLPTRFSLQEQGAFYLGYYHEKQALYTSKKGDVKTENSTTGEDE, from the coding sequence ATGATTTTGCAGTCATTGGTAAGGTATTATGACACTTTGGCGGCAAACGGCGAAATTTCCCCGGCAGGGTGGAGTACCGCAAAAGTTTCGCTTGCACTGCGGCTTGCGCCGGACGGCACACTGCTCGGTGTGGCTTCGCTGAAAGTTACGCCCAAAAACGGCAAAAAAGAGATTCCACAGGTTCTTACTGTTCCTGAGCAAGTAAAAAGAGCAGTAAATATATCCGCAAACTTTTTGTGTGACAACGGCAGCTACATGCTGGCAATTGACGATAAAGGAAAACCGGAGCGCACCAAAGAATGCTTTCAAGCCGCTAAAGAACTGCATCATGCGGTTCTGGATGGCGTGGAAGGTGAAGCGGCAAAAGCAGTGCTAGCTTTCTTCGACACATGGAATATTGACACAGCAGCAGAAAATGAACAACTGGCGGATTATCTGGACGAAATAAAAGCTGGCGGTAACGTCATTTTCCAGATGGAGGATGGCAGCTATGCACAGGAGGACAGTGTCATCAGGGCGGCGTGGGAAAAGTACCGTACCCATGCTTCACCGGACGCGGTTATCATGCGCTGCTTGGTGACCGGCGAGGAAGCACCGATTGCCCGCCTGCACCCCAGTATCAAGGGCATCAGCGGCGCGCAGTCCTCCGGTGCTTCGCTGGTTTCCTACAACGCGGCCGCGTTTGAGTCCTACGGCCATGAGGACGGACGTGATAAAACCGGGCAGGGGCAAAATGCACCTGTCAGTGAAGCGGCGGCTTTTAAGTACGGCACAGCGCTGAATTACATGATTGCTGACCGGGAGCACGTTCAGCGCATTGCGGATACCACCGTTTTGTGCTGGGCGGAGGATGCCGAGCCGGTCGAGCAAGACATCTGGATGGCTTCTGTATACGGTTCCAATGAAATTGACCAGCAAACGCTTGACGGCATTGTAAAGGCGCTGGCAAGCGGCGGCACAACGAAATTTCGGGACAAAGAAATCCGGTATGACAATCCGTTTTATGTGCTGGGGCTTGCTCCGAACGCTTCCAGACTTTCCGTGCGCTTCTTTTTACAGAATGAATTTGGAAAGATGCTGGAAAACCTGCACAAGCATCAGGAACGGCTGGAAATCGTGCAGCCGATGGGGGAGAAACACGCCTTGCCGCTTTGGCATCTGCTGAACGAAACCGCAAACCAGAACTCTAAAAATAAAACGCCGCCCGCACCGATGGCAGGTGCTGTGCTGACGGCAATCCTGATGGGAACGGATTATCCGGCTTCCCTTTTTGAAGCGGTCATGCTGCGTATTCGCGCGGAACATGATATTAACTGGCGAAAAGCCGCTATTCTGAAAGCTTATTTTTTAAAAAATAAAGGAATCACAATACCTAAGGAGGTATTCCAAGTGGAACTGAATAAAGACAGCAGCTGCACCCCTTATGTGCTTGGCCGGCTTTTCGCTGTGCTGGAAAGAGTGCAGACCACCGCAACACCGGGCATTAAAGCTACCATTCGCGATAAGTATTTTACCAGCGCAAGCGCCACCCCTGCGGCAATTTTTCCGCTTCTGCTGAGTTTGTCGCAGCACCATCAGCGCAAGCTTACCGAAGGCTCCAAAGTCTATTTTGACAAAATTATCACCGAACTCGAAAACCGTATACATACCACTTTGCCAACTCGTTTTTCTTTGCAGGAGCAGGGTGCTTTTTACCTTGGCTATTACCACGAAAAACAGGCACTTTATACTTCTAAAAAAGGCGATGTAAAAACAGAAAATAGCACAACCGGGGAGGATGAATAA
- the cas5c gene encoding type I-C CRISPR-associated protein Cas5c — MSYGLLVETWGDYALFSRPELKTERMSYEVITPSAARGLIESVFWHPGLRVMIDRIYLLPKFGTDFAKLTEEQQKENPIKFTNIRRNEVKSKVSARSVKSMMEGGAVPMLCTSDDIVQRASTLLRDVHYVIEAHFELTEKAAPSDNEGKFKDIFRRRLERGQAYSQPYFGCRECPANFQAWQGGEIPAADITKDLGLMLYDMDYSNPQKIEPMFFHAKLEHGVMQVAGERVLK; from the coding sequence TTGAGTTATGGTTTGCTGGTTGAAACATGGGGCGATTACGCGCTGTTCTCGCGCCCAGAATTAAAAACCGAAAGAATGAGCTACGAAGTCATCACACCGTCGGCCGCACGGGGATTGATTGAGTCAGTCTTTTGGCATCCTGGATTGCGTGTGATGATTGACAGAATCTATTTGTTGCCGAAGTTTGGCACAGACTTCGCAAAGCTGACGGAGGAGCAACAGAAAGAAAATCCAATCAAATTTACAAACATACGCCGCAACGAAGTAAAAAGCAAAGTATCGGCGCGCAGCGTGAAAAGCATGATGGAGGGCGGCGCAGTGCCGATGCTCTGCACCAGCGATGACATTGTGCAGCGTGCGTCAACACTGCTGCGGGATGTGCATTATGTGATTGAAGCACACTTTGAATTGACCGAAAAAGCCGCGCCGAGCGACAACGAGGGTAAGTTTAAAGATATTTTCCGCCGCAGGCTGGAAAGGGGACAAGCATACTCACAGCCCTATTTTGGCTGCCGTGAGTGTCCGGCAAACTTTCAGGCATGGCAGGGTGGCGAAATACCGGCGGCGGACATTACCAAGGACTTGGGACTGATGCTGTATGACATGGATTACAGCAATCCGCAGAAAATTGAGCCGATGTTTTTTCATGCCAAACTGGAACATGGTGTGATGCAGGTTGCCGGAGAGAGGGTGCTGAAATGA